The Haladaptatus cibarius D43 genome window below encodes:
- the menD gene encoding 2-succinyl-5-enolpyruvyl-6-hydroxy-3-cyclohexene-1-carboxylic-acid synthase yields the protein MNHPNRNTLWAETFVDELAKAGIDAVCLAPGSRSTPLTVAFATHGDIEVFSHLDERSAAFFALGRAKRTGKPTPIVCTSGTAAANFHPAIIEADRARVPMLVCTADRPPELRDSGANQTVDQEKLYGDAVRWYADLAEPEANARKLRYLRTTTARALGSATGTPPGPVHLNFPFRKPLEPTEVSGDVPENFEDEELFAASGRDGPFVRVSQGVPELDSARLADIAEPVLNAERGLLIAGPADAPTPTRTALAKLADETGFPILADPLSGHRFGHDRTVIGGYDSYLVPEVTEDWPDPDVVLRFGASPTSKVLRNYLERTDVQQYLVDSAGGWREATFTATDLVVADPTRFARQLAGELAGGDPSDETWTSRFGRAESCHWKSVAESNAHFEGGVLASVAELLPDPATLFVSNSMPVRDIDRFGRPHSADVTVLGNRGASGIDGIVSSALGAGSATDDPLVLVTGDVAYYHDMNGLLALARCGVDATIVEINNDGGGIFHMLPIESFDPPFTGQFKTPHGLDFEATGELYDFDFDRVESLSAFCERFRASIDRTGTQVIEVVTDAEASHRTRESLQKSVVHELSD from the coding sequence ATGAACCATCCGAACAGAAATACGCTGTGGGCCGAGACGTTCGTAGACGAGTTAGCGAAGGCGGGCATCGACGCGGTGTGTCTCGCTCCCGGTAGTCGCTCGACGCCGCTGACGGTGGCGTTTGCAACTCACGGCGACATCGAAGTGTTCTCCCATTTGGACGAGCGGTCTGCCGCCTTTTTCGCGCTCGGACGGGCAAAGCGCACGGGGAAACCGACGCCAATCGTCTGTACCTCAGGAACCGCGGCGGCGAACTTCCACCCTGCAATAATCGAGGCCGACAGGGCGCGCGTGCCGATGCTCGTCTGCACCGCAGACCGGCCCCCGGAACTGCGGGACAGCGGCGCGAATCAGACCGTTGACCAAGAGAAACTGTACGGCGATGCAGTTCGCTGGTATGCAGACCTCGCGGAACCCGAGGCGAACGCGCGCAAACTGCGGTATCTCCGGACGACGACCGCCCGCGCGCTCGGGTCGGCCACCGGAACGCCACCGGGGCCGGTGCATCTCAACTTCCCGTTCCGGAAACCGCTGGAACCGACCGAAGTTTCTGGCGACGTGCCGGAGAATTTCGAGGACGAAGAATTATTCGCGGCGTCGGGACGCGACGGCCCGTTCGTTCGGGTGTCGCAGGGCGTTCCCGAACTGGATTCCGCACGGCTTGCGGACATCGCCGAACCCGTTTTGAATGCGGAGCGGGGCCTGCTGATTGCAGGCCCCGCCGACGCACCGACGCCGACACGAACCGCGCTTGCGAAGTTGGCCGACGAAACCGGGTTTCCGATTCTTGCAGACCCACTGTCGGGCCATCGATTCGGCCACGACAGAACCGTCATCGGGGGATACGACTCGTATCTCGTTCCGGAAGTGACCGAGGACTGGCCAGATCCGGATGTCGTCCTGCGATTCGGAGCCTCGCCGACTTCGAAGGTTCTGCGGAACTATCTCGAACGAACCGACGTACAGCAGTACCTCGTGGATTCCGCGGGCGGATGGCGCGAAGCGACGTTTACCGCGACAGACCTCGTTGTAGCCGACCCGACGCGGTTCGCCCGCCAATTGGCGGGCGAACTCGCGGGAGGAGACCCATCCGACGAGACGTGGACATCCCGCTTCGGGCGCGCGGAGTCGTGCCACTGGAAATCGGTCGCGGAATCGAATGCCCACTTCGAAGGTGGTGTCCTCGCTTCGGTTGCCGAACTCCTCCCCGACCCGGCGACCCTGTTCGTCTCGAACAGCATGCCGGTTCGGGACATCGATCGGTTCGGAAGACCGCACTCGGCCGACGTAACCGTCCTCGGCAACCGCGGCGCGAGCGGTATCGACGGCATCGTCAGTAGCGCGCTCGGGGCGGGCAGCGCCACCGACGACCCGCTGGTTCTCGTGACCGGCGATGTTGCCTACTACCACGATATGAACGGACTGCTCGCGCTCGCGCGCTGTGGCGTCGATGCGACCATCGTGGAAATCAACAACGATGGCGGGGGAATCTTTCATATGCTCCCCATCGAATCGTTCGACCCGCCGTTCACCGGCCAGTTCAAAACGCCACACGGACTCGATTTCGAGGCGACGGGTGAACTCTATGACTTCGATTTCGACCGCGTGGAGTCGCTTTCGGCGTTCTGTGAGCGATTCCGGGCATCCATCGACCGGACGGGAACACAGGTCATCGAAGTCGTGACTGATGCGGAAGCGAGCCATCGAACGCGCGAGTCGTTACAAAAATCCGTCGTTCACGAACTATCAGACTAA